A section of the Cydia amplana chromosome 15, ilCydAmpl1.1, whole genome shotgun sequence genome encodes:
- the LOC134654616 gene encoding BLOC-2 complex member HPS5 homolog, whose protein sequence is MSSNKLPPYVLLELPPVTDQINFPLKSAQRIKYTCFDVSKSLIAFGATSGGIYIFNRTPCEFVQLIPNKDGAITRVAISKDEKHIACANGRGIVTVTDCDQACAHTVTSKEHAGNEVTAMAWSGNMLFAGDDVGRISVLHLHSFIAKTMFQSSSQTIMSLDSRICQLDMRDCMLLVSTLTRCYVCNTTQEQYRQIGQKLRDGEFGACFVTKDNVENSIENAKDVKEVKKYNIVDDDAGFSVGEKLANTLIYCARPSSRLWEATVDGTVRRTHQFKHCLAKNYEVVTLESYNNENLCLDKDTSETEGQSVNFSKIFNIKSAIFSFKKDALYFLNVDDVEDTMWFDTYKDIVDCKIYNDELYIWLSNGALVNLKYLKIDKFLLKCYVDEKYALCTEICALFSDYLLSSNLSSKLHILVGLREKLPADAIKNIEKVLDKIDSLKDATQMKSGIFVVDNTYHAQTCLSDDESKSNEENKFGNLTPEALQAFKDLGVTVTDKLNSSKKKLKEKWEGFEDKMKHFSIEKQNIQEVQLPERRPRQEDPSEYIPIEVDKDIIYKESSPKAIEIDNKIENLDDKVCKSLYQYFRLSLVSKEEQSNLISIVENYSCDISEIHRLMLLLEDYCISVGASEESKYAPHNIFLTYLNLSSKKAEYIDAILKDETLYKYFVDSCITVNLKTRKVSEMGCECGFPLPYSKTDEKPMFSALIDEFVEKQWASQTRDQCYDICKKMPYLWRKILYLRRNEDLLNVLRILLQMLDENLLHSYLPQFTLDTWDRTIQLYVTLYANLCLNCNKKFDNINVKDTLNWDDLGAMMIKSVGGRNAIKLMERHSLLIAAGEISMKFYHTCLMVSLYEKYDSTVVTQLTEVLYNTYEYEDVRNEICQILRTTVNGDIKHTALPIIIAAKSPHWGLKPSNITDTLSIIIDNIPTLNNGATDCALCGLPLQNEFLIKDGGLWVFRCGHIFHGACLDVNKVKLCPDCLPTAK, encoded by the exons taCACATGCTTTGATGTATCGAAGTCGCTGATAGCCTTTGGAGCCACCAGTGGAGGTATCTACATCTTCAATAGGACTCCGTGTGAATTCGTACAGCTCATTCCAAATAAG GATGGCGCCATCACACGCGTGGCCATATCTAAAGACGAGAAACACATAGCCTGCGCGAACGGGAGAGGTATTGTGACTGTCACCGACTGCGACCAAGCGTGCGCTCACACCGTTACTTCCAAG GAGCATGCCGGCAACGAGGTCACCGCCATGGCTTGGAGCGGCAACATGTTGTTCGCCGGAGACGACGTTGGCCGGATATCCGTCTTACACCTACACAGCTTCATT GCCAAGACGATGTTCCAAAGTTCGTCACAGACCATAATGAGTTTAGACTCCCGGATATGTCAACTAGACATGCGGGACTGCATGCTGCTCGTGTCGACACTCACCAGATGCTATGTCTGCAACACAACCCAAGAGCAATACAGGCAGATCGGACAGAAACTCAGAGATGGGGAGTTCGGGGCTTGTTTCGTTACTAAGGATAATGTTGAAAATTCCATAGAAAACGCCAAAGATGTAAAGGAAGTCAAAAAGTATAATATTGTTGATGATGATGCTGGTTTTTCCGTTGGAGAGAAATTAGCGAATACTCTCATATATTGCGCTAGGCCGTCTTCTAGATTATGGGAGGCTACCGTCGACGGTACAGTTAGAAGAACACATCAGTTTAAACATTGCTTAGCTAAAAATTACGAAGTAGTCACTTTAGAATCATATAataatgaaaatttgtgtttagataaagataCAAGCGAAACTGAAGGACAGTCGGTGAATTTTTCCAAAATTTTTAATATAAAGAGTGCCATATTTAGTTTCAAAAAAGAcgctttatattttttaaatgtcgaTGACGTTGAAGATACTATGTGGTTTGATACATATAAAGATATAGTTGATTGCAAAATATATAATGACGAGCTGTATATTTGGCTTAGCAATGGTGCTTTGGTGaatttgaaatatttgaaaattgacAAGTTTCTATTAAAGTGCTATGTCGATGAAAAATATGCTCTCTGTACTGAAATATGTGCCTTGTTTAGTGATTACTTGCTTTCAAGTAACTTATCGTCGAAATTGCACATTTTAGTTGGTCTTAGAGAGAAACTTCCAGCAGACGCGATCAAAAATATAGAAAAGGTTTTAGATAAAATTGACAGTTTAAAAGATGCGACTCAAATGAAATCTGGCATTTTTGTTGTTGACAACACTTATCATGCTCAGACCTGTCTGTCCGACGATGAAAGTAAATCTaatgaagaaaataaatttgGAAATCTGACACCGGAAGCGTTACAAGCATTCAAAGACTTAGGTGTCACAGTGACTGACAAACTTAATTCTAGCAAAAAGAAATTGAAAGAGAAATGGGAAGGCTTCGAAGATAAAATGAAACATTTCAGTATTGAGAAGCAGAATATACAAGAGGTACAATTGCCAGAAAGGAGACCGCGGCAAGAAGATCCTAGCGAATATATTCCTATAGAAGTAGACAAAGATATTATTTACAAAGAGTCTAGTCCAAAGGCCATAGAGATAGacaataaaatagaaaatcTAGATGATAAAGTGTGTAAATCGCTGTATCAATATTTTAGACTAAGTTTAGTTAGTAAAGAAGAACAATCGAATTTAATATCAATAGTAGAAAACTATTCCTGTGATATTAGTGAAATCCATCGGCTTATGTTATTGCTGGAAGATTATTGCATATCCGTGGGAGCTAGCGAAGAATCAAAATATGCACCTCACAATATATTCCTAACTTATTTAAACTTATCATCGAAGAAAGCTGAATATATAGATGCGATATTAAAAGATGAAACATTATACAAATACTTTGTTGATTCCTGTATAACAGTGAATTTAAAAACTCGAAAAGTCTCAGAAATGGGTTGCGAATGCGGATTTCCTTTGCCATATTCGAAAACTGATGAAAAACCAATGTTTTCAGCATTAATAGATGAATTTGTAGAAAAGCAATGGGCGAGTCAAACTAGAGACCAGTGTTACGACATTTGCAAAAAAATGCCGTATTTGTGGAGAAAGATATTGTATCTACGACGGAACGAAGATCTTTTAAACGTTTTACGGATATTATTGCAAATGTTAGATGAAAACTTACTCCACTCATATCTCCCCCAATTCACATTAGACACATGGGATCGTACTATACAATTGTACGTGACTCTTTACGCAAATTTGTGTTTAAATTGCAATAAGAAATTTGACAATATAAACGTAAAAGATACATTAAATTGGGATGATTTAGGCGCGATGATGATCAAGTCAGTGGGTGGAAGGAATGCTATAAAACTGATGGAGCGACATTCATTATTGATCGCGGCGGGCGAGATCAGTATGAAGTTTTATCATACTTGTTTGATGGTGTCGTTGTATGAAAAGTATGACAGTACTGTAGTGACGCAGCTAACTGAGGTGTTGTACAACACTTATGAGTACGAGGATGTGAGAAATGAG ATCTGTCAAATTCTCCGCACAACTGTCAACGGGGACATCAAGCACACAGCACTACCCATCATCATAGCAGCGAAATCCCCACACTGGGGACTCAAGCCTTCAAACATTACTGACACGCTGTCAATAATTATTGACAATATTCCCACACTCAATAACGGGGCGACGGACTGTGCGTTATGTGGGTTGCCGTTGCAGAATGAGTTTTTGATCAAAGATGGCGGACTTTGGGTGTTTCGGTGTGGCCATATTTTCCATGGCGCTTGTTTAGATGTTAATAAAGTTAAATTGTGCCCCGATTGTTTGCCGACGGctaagtaa